The Nostoc sp. 'Peltigera membranacea cyanobiont' N6 genome contains the following window.
CTAAATTAACCCCAAATGCTGAAAGTAGAATAAATTTATTCTCCACTTAAACCCCATCATGGCTATCCAAGAACTCGAACAACAACTCCTTCAGCTTTCCCCCAACGATAAACTGTACATCATCCAACTCCTTGCCCAAAGCCTAACCACACACAACACCCAACCAGATCAACCAAGCAAACTCTCAGATTTTTTCCGTCAATCCCCCCTGGCTGAACTCACCGAAGAACTAGACCTCAGTCGAGATCGCAGCCTCCCCCGTGATGCCTTCACCCCATGAGTTATCTCCTTGATACCTGCTTGATTTCCGAACTTGTTGCCAAACAACCAAATCAACAAGTTTTAGATTGGCTATACCAATTCTGTATGAAGATGCGCTAAACCATAAGTACAAGAAAGAAAAACGAACCGCAAAGGACGCAAAGGACGCAAAGAAAGAAGTTAAAAGGGTTTGGCGCAGCCTCAAGAAATGGTATTAGATGCCCCTATTTCACGCCCTCACCTGACTTTTCTCTACTTGCTGTAATAAATGTTCTACACTTTCTGCTGGTGCAAGACACTTCAAACCTTGGCAAACTAACCCAACGCTTCCCTCTGGTAAATCAGATGTTACGGCAAACACAGATGCTGGTAGAAACTTGGGGATCAGCGAGTTTATTTGCTCAGTGGTGCTGCGAATCAAAGTAGAATTACGATACCAATCCAAAGCTGTAAACAAACTAGGACAAGCTTGGGGAGCGCGATGCATTACACTCTTAAAAGCTTTTAAACCAAGTTCCGCTAAATCCAAATAATCTAAATTATCGGTGAGTAGAGCGAGACGCACAAGATTAGCGATCGCAATTCCATTCGCTGATGGTGTCGCATTATCCGTGTAACTCCGCTCTCTGACAATTAAATATTGACTAGAATCGCTTGATGTGTTATTGTAACCACCTAATTCCACACTCCAGAGAAATTCGTTAAATTCATCTTGGATAGCGATCGCATTTTCTAACCATTGCTGATTCTCAGGGTTGGAAGCTTGTAAATCTAGCAAAGCTTTAATAAACAAAGCGTAATCTTCAGACTGCGCTAACACAGTCGGTTCACCTTGATAATTAAGTCGCTGAAAACGCCCATCGACAAACTGATTTTCTAAGATAAAATTCGCGGCTCGTGCTGCTAATTCCAGATATGATGGTTCTTGGAAAACACCAGCAGCCTTAGCTAGTCCAGAAATCATCAAGCTATTCCAGGCGACAATCATCTTCGTATCTGTCACCGAGGGAATGCGACCCGGCCAATTAGTGGTTTTTGCTTCCTGGTTGTTACGAGCCGGGGGAAAAGTTTTTAAGGACTCAGAACTAACACCATAGCGAACGGTAAACAGCTTACTCAGTGCGGTTTCTAGTGTTTCACTCAGTTTGCCTGAATTCCTTCTTTGTAAAACATTGCGTCCTTCAAAGTTGCCGTTAGGGGTAACAGTAAATTCTTCTTGTAATTCCGTTAATTCTTCAGGTGTTAACAGTTGTTGTACTTCGCTGTAACTCCAAACATAAAAAGCTCCTTCTTCTGGTTCTACAGCCGTGGATTCAGTGAAGCTATCGGCATCTTGAGAAGCATAGAAGTAACCTTCAGGCGCGGTCATTTCCCGCTTTAGCCATTGTACAGTACCAGCGATCGCTCTTTCAAATGCTGGTTCTTGGATTCCTGCACTCCATAAATTTCCTAGATACTCGACAATTTGTCCATTGTCGTAGAGCATCTTTTCAAAATGCGGTACTGTCCAAGTTGGGTCAACAGTATAGCGGTGAAAACCACCAGCTACATGGTCATAAATGCCTCCCAGCGCTAAGTCTAGTCCTCGCTGGGTACAAACTTGCTTGCCATCGTAGCGAGATTCAAAATTAAATCGAGTTCCCCGCAGTGCTAATTCTGTGTAGGGGATCATCGGAAAACTATTACCAGATTGATTAGGAGTAATTACACCTGTGCTAGTTTCCCAACCTTGGCGGAGTAATTCCCGGTCTTCAAGCTCAGTTGTTGTACCGGACTGTAACACCGCAGACGTTAGCAGAGACTCAACAATTAGGGCTTTGCGTTGCTGTAATTCTGCTTTTTCGGTGTCGTAATAACGGCGAAGAGCTTGCAACACCTGCAAAAATCCGGGACGACCATAGCGCGGGTCTACAGGAAAATAAGTACCAGCATAAAACGGCACTAAATCTTCAGGAGAAAGAAAAATATTTAAAGGCCAACCTCCTTGACCGCTCATCATCTGCAAAGCTTGCATATAGATGCTATCGAGGTCAGGTCTTTCTTCCCTGTCTACTTTGATGGGAAGATAATTAGCATTCATGAAGTGGGCGATCGCAATATCAGAAAAAGCTTCGCCTTCCATGACAGTACACCAGTGGCAACTAGAGTAACCAATGGAGAGAAAAATCGGTTTATTTTGCGCCCTTGCAGTTGCAAGTGCTTCGTCACACCAAGGCCACCAATCAATTGGGTTTTCGGCGTGTTTGCGGAGATAGAGGCTCTTAGCTTCAGCAAGGCGATTAGTCACGATCAAATGCAAATAGTTGCTTTCTTTGCTCAGTCTAACTTGTTCCCAGGAGTATTAGCCTAGACAGCTATATATGCAAGAAATCCTGCAAGCGAGTTACCCCTTGGGTAGAAGGTAGTAGTGCATATCTTTGATATCGCCAACACCTGTGTAAGTTGTGAAATATTTTTACTGAAAAGATCGCAATAGCAAGCTAACAATATTTGGTGGTGCTTCTCGCACAGGTGATGCTGTCTTTGACTGAATTAAGGTATTTGGGCTAAGTCCTGCTATCAGGTGGAGCAAGAAGGTGATGATGGCGGCTTGTATAAGTTTTTCCAGCATGGCACGTCTCTTGTGAGTGGATAGCATTTCAATTAGGACTGGTTATTCTGAATACACCTCGTACTATCGATTTACCGAATCTAACAAAATAACTTGATAATTGCTGAGGAAAATCCTAAAAAAATGTTTAAAATGTTACTGAAAGCTAACACAAGTCCCTAAGCAAGTTAGATTTCGGTTATCGGTTTAATGAGTACATCGCCAAAATTGTCCAGCAAATGCCGAGATTAAGAGGTTGGCGATAATTGGAGTTTTTTGATTTGTTCTTCCCTACCGGGATATTCTCTTAGACACCTTTTGCTACTAAAAAGTGCCCTTAGAGGTCAAATCTATTGCAAAATCATCTTTTGTACTCTTTTTGGGTAAGGTAAAACGATAGAAGTTTAAGTTATCTGCTTGAAAACAGTAGAGATAAACCCCAGTTTCGTGCTGTCACCGATAAAATGTATTTAAAGTAGCCACAAATACGCTTCCATGATTCCTATCGTTATTGAACAATCGGGTCGAGGTGAACGCGCCTTTGACATCTACTCACGGCTGTTGCGTGAGCGCATCATCTTTTTGGGACAACAAGTTGACAACAACATTGCTAACTTGATTGTTGCCCAACTGCTGTATTTGGATGCTGAAGACCCGGAGAAGGACATTTATATGTACATCAATTCTCCCGGTGGTTCAGTGACGGCTGGTATGGGCATTTTTGACACTATGAAGCACATTCGCCCTGATGTCTGTACAATTTGTACCGGATTGGCGGCGAGTATGGGCGCTTTCCTCCTCAGCGCTGGTGCTAAGGGTAAACGGATGAGTTTACCCCATTCTCGGATTATGATTCATCAACCTCTCGGTGGCGCTCAAGGACAGGCGACTGATATTGAAATTCAGGCGCGGGAAATTTTGTACCATAAGAAGCGGCTAAATGACTATTTAGCTGACCATACAGGTCAACCAATTGAGCGCATTGCTGAAGATACTGAACGTGACTTTTTCATGTCACCAGAGGAAGCCAGAGAATACGGTTTGATTGACCAAGTGATTGACCGCCACGCTGCTGGTAGTCGTCCAGCAGTTGCTGTTGTTTAGTCATTAGTCATTAGTCATTAGTCATTAGCAAAAGACTAATGACTAATCAAAATCCCACTATTGGGTCTGGCTGAGATTGGAGATATTGGAGGAATTGGTGTAATTCTTCTTCAGTTAACAAAGTACGCCCTCGCTTCCCATAAGTTTTAATCAGATATTCCCGCCCCTGTTCTGGTGTCCAACCTAAACGCTGTATTTCGACATCAGTCTTAGCTAATACCTGAGATAAATCCTCAGAAGAAGTTTTAGTAATTACCTTGTCTGATTTTTTTGAGTATGTAGGGAAATCTTGGAACTCTTGATATTCCGCATCAAAATCCGTGAAGGATTCTATTGTAGGTAGAGATACAAGGTATTCGAAGAAGTCTAGTAATTCTACTTGTGTCAGTAAAGTAAGCGATCGCTTCCCATAATTTCTTTTGAGATGTCCTTGTCCATCTTTTTCTGTCCAACATAATCGTTCGATTTCAAGATTAATTTTGGCAATCAGAGCTTCGTCTAATACTGGTGTAGGTAGAGATACAAGGTATTCGAAGAAGTCTAGTAATTCTACTTCTGTCAGTAAAGTACGCCCGCGCTTCCCATAGGTTTTTTTGAGATGTTCCCGTCCCTGTTCTGGTGTCCAGCCTAGTCGCCGCATTTCAACATCTGTTTGAAAAATTACTTCTACTTCAGATTGGTTAAGCAAATTCGTACTTTGCTTGCTAGAAGTTTTTATGACAGACTTCTGTTCCTTCTCTTCTTTCTCTTTCATCCAACATAACCGTTGGATTTCAGCATTAATTTGTCCCTGGTCTTGTGTCCAACATAACTGTTCGATTTCAAGATTAATTTTGGCAGTCACAACTTCTTCTAATGGTTGAGATTCAAGGTATTGAAGGAAGTCTAGTAATTCTATTTGTGTCAGTAAAAAACGCGATCGCTTCCCATAAGTTTTTTTGAGATACTCCCGTCCCTGGTCTATCGTCCAGCCTAGTCGCTGCATCTCAACATCTATTTGAGCTATTAATTGAGCAAAATTTACAGATTCCATTGCTTCATTACTGTTTCAATAGCCTACGTTATTAGTCATTAGTGAGTACTAATGACTAATGACCAATGACTAATGACAAATCAAAATCCCGCTATTGGGTCAGGCTGAGATTGGAGGAATTGGAGGAATCCGTGTAATTCTTCTTCACTTAGCAAAGTACGCCCCCGCTTACCGTAGGTTTCAATCAGATGTTCCCGTCCCTGTTCTGGTGTCCAGCCTAAACGCTGAAGTTCGACATCTGTTTTAGCAATGACATCTGATAAATCCACGGGTTCAGCTTTCTTCTTTCTCTTTGCTGTCACAGATGGGGTGGCTACATCCTCTTGAGGGCTGTAACTCCGAGGTGTAAATGGTGTGACATTATTGGCAGAAATTGGGGGAAATGTTTGATTTTCCACCTGGTTATCAAAAGTTATTTCTAATTTTTCAACTGGAGGATCGAATTCTAGCTCCCGGTTGGCAGTTACAGAAAAGTTTTGACCTAAATCCTGGCTATAGGTATCGCTTAGTAGAGGTGCAGCATTGCTGTACTCATACTGTTCGTTGCTGGTTGTTGCTACTTCTGGTTTGATTTTGCGGACTTTGGAGGGCGGAATAGATATTTCTTTGTCGCTGACTACTGGCCATTGACTACCAACAAAATCCCCATCTTTTGCAGAAGAATAGGCAGCAGGCTCACTCAATCCACCTTTGGTACTCAACGAGGGATTTAGCTGCTCCGGGGAAATTGGATTTGAGATAAATGCCACTGATTCGGGTGGGGCATTTGTAATACCCAAAACTATCAAGGCCCTAGTTCTGGCCTGGTCTTCTGCTGCTTCTACCGTTTCTGCTGCTGCCATACCCGTCGCACGGGTTACGCCTTCTATTTGCACGCTTGCCCGAACAATATATTTTCCTTGAAAAATTTGCACTAATTCAGAAATCAGACTGCCCTTGGGATACAAGCTCTGGAATTGAGCCAACATAATACTGCTACCAATTTAAATCTTTTGGGGACTTGGGATTGGGGACTAGGGACTGGGAAGGAATTATTATTTTAATCCTAATCCCTAATACCCAATCCCCAGTCCCTTTTAATGCTTTGTCCCGTGTCCCAATTGTAGCAGTAGCTGTTTTTTGACGAAACTTTTGGCTAGTGCTAACTTGTCTGGGTAGTCTTGCCTGCAATGCTATACTGATTACCCAACTCGACATCTAGAACTATTTTCTGGAAATGCGCTCTAAATCTACAATAATGGAGATAAGGTTCGCCCTCACTGCTTATTAAGCTGCTCACCTAATTGTTACCGATTCTACATGTGGGAAAATTGGGTTAACCGGCAGTTCCTCCTAGTTAAAAATCAGATTCTAATGGCGTAAAATTACCTTCACTCTAGACAATCAAACACCTGTAGTTTCCACGCGACTTGACGGCAGCTGCTCCATTTGGGGAGACCCCAAGACCGCACTGCCTCCTCCACTTGGGGAAACCCCAAGACCCTTCGGGTTCGGCAGTCCCCCAGACCCTCGTTCGCTCTTAGCGTCTCCCCTTGGGAGAAGACTCGCTAACGCTGCGCTATCGACGGGAACCGCCAAGACGGGGGCTGCCTCACCGCAGTGGCTCCCCTGCATAGCGCTTTTGGGCAGTATGGATTCTCTAAACCCAGCTTCTCAAAAACCCGTCGCGTAATTAACTAGTGGGGCTAAATCTTAAAATTAGGCGTGCAATCTTAAGTTTGGTTAGGTGAAGAGACTTGAACGTAGGTGAATTCTGAGAGCATCGTGCAGTGAGAAGTTCGTAGATGCCCAGAACTGTTTGTGGGTAGGCTTCTTTCGCCTGGAACTGCCGGAGTAGTTTCCTACTCTTGCTAGGTTGGGCTTCCTTTACTTGAAACTTAGGAAGCCTTGGTTCTGGGCAATTCGTTTCCAGCTTGTTTCTGTAAGCCGTGAGGGTATTACAGGAATGAACCAGATTAAACAAAAAATGATGTTTTGACCAAAGGTCGGTTCACTGCATGGAATTTTCAATCGCTACACTCCTTGCCAATTTCACTGATGATAAATTGGTAGCTCGGAAGGTTTTAGAAAAGAAACTTGGCTGTGAAGATGAAAAAAGTTTACAAAAACTTCACATTGCCTTAGATGTTCTGGAAAAAATCGGTATTTTAGTGAAGGAACGGGGCAAGTATCGCCGCATTTCAGAAGAGGGAATAATCGAGGCAAAACTCCGTTGTTCTAGTAAAGGCTTTTGCTTTGCTATTCAAGATGTGGAAGGAGCCGAGGATATTTACATCCGCGAAAGTCATTTGAGTAATGCTTGGAATGGCGATCGCGTTTTGGTTAGAGTTCTTAAAGAAGGCAGCCGCCGCCGCTCTCCCGAAGGGGAGGTGAAGCTGATTCTCGAACGCTCTAACCACACGTTATTGGCACGAATCAAGCAGGTGGAAACTGGTTTTAGGGCTGTGCCTTTAGATGACCGATTGCTGTTTGAACTGAAGATCCAACCTAACGAGGCAAAGTTAGAAGAAGCGATCGATCACCTGGTTCATGTGGAAGTTTTGCGTTACCCGTTGGCACAATATCCTCCCCTTGGTCGAGTGGTACAAATCCTCGGTAGCGATGCCGAAGCTGCTGCTGATATAGATTTAGTTACGTGCAAACACGACCTTTCCCGGACTTTTCCCGATCATGTTCTCGAAGCCGCCGCTAAGTTACCCAAAAAACTACTCAAAGCAGACCTGAAAAATCGGCTGGATTTGCGTAATTTATTTACTCTCACCATTGAAGGGGTAAATGGTGACACTAAAGTTATAGAAAACGCTTTTAGTTTAGAAAAAAACTTAGCCGGAAATTGGCTTTTGGGCGTTCATATCACCGATGTTTCTCACTATGTCCAACCAGATGAAGCCCTAGATAGAGAAGCACTCAAACGGGGTAAATCAGTATATCTGGGAGAATTAGTGCTGCCAATTTTGCCCCCAATTGTGACAGAGCGTTGTTCTTTAGTCCCTGGAAGCGATCGCTTAACTATCTCTTTTTTAATTACCATCGATCCCAAATCTGGAGAAGTGTTGGAGTGGGAAATTCAACCCAGTGTAATTAATGTAGAGACAGCACTGAGTACCGAAGAAGCCCAAGCAATTCTCACTGGTGTTGCACAAGATAAATCATCACAGGTTTCTCAAATCCTGCAAGACCTGCAAGCCTTGCAAATAGCCGTCAAACAGGTACGATTGACTCGTGGTAGCCTCCAATTGAATCTGCCGCCCAGCCAAAACGCTTACTATGATGAAGGGATTCTTGGCGCTGTGGTGGTGAATGACTTACCAGTGCGATCGCTACTCACGGAGTTGGTACTGTTAGTTAATCAACTGGTAGCAACTCACTTAAATGCTCTTGGTGTTCCCGCTATCTGGAGAGTCCAAGGCACACCCGATGTCGAAGATGTTCAGGAAATGCTGAAATTGGCAGTCAATTTAGGCGTTGACCTGACGCTAGATCCAGAAGTTGATATCCAACCTTTAGATTATCAGCATTTGACCACAGCTTTTGCGGAATCTCCCTCTGAGCAAGTTCTTACTTACTTATTGCAAGATACTCTCAAGCCGTCGGCATACAGCACTACTAAAGGATCTCACTTTGGTCTGGCACTACCGCAATATGTCCACTTTAGTGCCCCTTTGCGGCGTTACCCAGATTTGCTGATGCAGAGAGTGTATTACACCCTACTCGAAAACGGACGCGATCGCCGCAATACCCGTGTCAGAGAGCGGGTTAACCTCCGCCACTCCTCCAGCCACGAGGAAATTAACTGGAACGTTTTACCCCCAGAATTGCAACAAGAACTGCAAAGCGATTTGACTAGGGTAATTGTTCAACTCAACGACCGAGAAAAAGAAGTCCAAGAAGCCGAAGCCGATTTAGCTGGACTGCAAAAAGCCCAACTAATGAAGCAACGCATTGGTCAGGTATTTCAAGGTGTGATTACCGGCGTTCAATCCTATGGTTTCTTTGTGGAAATTGAAGTCCCAGCCGCCGAAGTAGAGTCCAGCAGTAATCCTGGTGTACCTTTGCGGGTTGAAGGATTGGTACACGTCAGTTCTCTCAAAGACGATTGGTATGAATATCGCGCCAGACAACAGGCACTATTTGGGCGTAAAAATCGCGCTTCTTATAGACTAGGCGATCGCGTCGCCGTCCAAGTTAAGAGTGTCGATTACTACCGTCAGCAAATTGATTTGGTAACTGTCGGCAGCGATGGTGTACCCAAAAGTTCAATTGGCAATGGTTCTAATGAAGAGCTTTCAGACCTTTACTTACCAAGTGATATGGAGCCTGATGACCTAGATCCTTACTCGGAAGACGAGTAAAATCAACTAAAAACCCCGTGTCAAATAACACTAAGCCCCTAATTTTAGGCGTATCGGGCGCATCTGGTCTGATTTACGCTGTTCGCGCGATCAAATTTTTGCTAGAAGCCGATTATAGTATTGAATTGGTTGCCTCTAAATCTACTTACATGGTTTGGCAGTCAGAACAGGAAATTCGGATGCCACCAGAACCAACCGGGCAAGAACAATTTTGGCGAGAGCAAGCTGGAGTTGCCCTTTCAGGTAAACTCCGCTGCCATCCCTGGGGTGACGTTGGAGCCGGGATTGCTAGTGGTTCCTTTGCGACTCAAGGGATGATAATTATTCCATGCAGCATGAGCACAGTAGCAAAGCTGGCGGTTGGCTTGAGTTCCGATTTACTAGAACGGGCAGCAGATGTCCAACTTAAAGAAGGGCGAAAGTTGGTCATTGTCCCTCGGGAAACGCCTTTTAGCCTCATCCACCTGCGTAACTTAACCTCTTTAGCTGAAGTTGGAGTGAGAATTGTCCCCGCTATTCCCGCCTGGTATCATAATCCCCAAACCATCGAGGATTTAGTTGATTTTGTCGTTGCCCGTGCTTTAGATCAACTAGATATTGACTGCATCCCGATTCAGAGGTGGGAAGGTCGTCGCTAATGCCCCCAGTGGACTCATCGAAAATTTCACAATAGTCCTAAAAGGGTAATGATAGAGATGGCTGATAGTGTCAGTAGTCAGCGAACAGTAATTAGTGAAGAGTAATCAGGCTGATGACTGACAACTGACCGCTGACAACTAAGCACTGACAACTGACAACTGACAAAATTGCTATGGCTGTAATTCGCTTAATTCTATTGGTGGCAGTACTGGGAGGACTAACGCTGTTGTTAGTCCAAAATTTCTCACCTGCCCTATCGCTAGTATTTTTGGGCGTGCGAACTCAACCATTACCACTAGCGATATGGATTTTGTTCAGTACTGCCACAGGTGCTTTCACATCTATATTGATTGCTACCTTGTTTAACTTATCCAATTATTTTGTGGCAGGACAACGCCAAACACCTGAACGCCGACGCACAACTTCATCGCGTGCAAAGGCAACCCAAAGAGAAGAATTTACATCTCGCCCTGCCAATCCTCCACCAGCTAGTAAGAAAGAAGAGTCTAGCGACGAGGTATTTGATGATTGGGAGACAAATGGCAGTAGAGATGATGATTGGAACTTTGATGAAAAATCAGAGGAAGCGCCTACTCGTAATCCTCAACCTCAGCCTGCTACAGACTCTAAGACTTACGAACGTCAATCAGAAGCCAAAAGCAGTTCTCAGTCTGGTTCAGTTTACTCCTATAGCTACCGCGAGCCTAAAAATACGGCTGCGGGAAAAACTGAATCGGTTTATGATGCCGATTACCGCGTAATCATTCCCCCTTATCAGCCGCCGACTACCAATCAAGCCGATGATGATGATTGGGAATTTTTTGATGATGATGAGGATTTTGAGGATGATGATAAACGCTCCCGTCGTTAAGACGTAGCGAGTCTACGTCTCTACTTGATGCCACACCGCTCTCTAGACTCCTGCTTGACTTTACCAGTCATGGCAGCTTCCTGCAAAGTCATGAAAGCATTAAAATCTTCCAAGTCATATCGGGTAGTCAACAGTTGTCGTAGTTGATTTTCAGCTTCCACTGTCAAATAGCCAGTTGCTAAAGCTGTTTGTACAACGTCACGAATTCGATTCATGGTTGACACCTCATTCATCATATATTTATTCATTCAGGCTTATTGGGGTGAAATATGCAGTAGTTTTTGTGTCAAAACTTCTTTATTTACAAATATTTGTCGAGCGATCGCTTCATATCAGTCATTATTTACACCTCTATCGAAACCATTTAATTGAAATAGCTAGTTATAACTAGATTTTTAGACTAA
Protein-coding sequences here:
- a CDS encoding thioredoxin domain-containing protein, with translation MTNRLAEAKSLYLRKHAENPIDWWPWCDEALATARAQNKPIFLSIGYSSCHWCTVMEGEAFSDIAIAHFMNANYLPIKVDREERPDLDSIYMQALQMMSGQGGWPLNIFLSPEDLVPFYAGTYFPVDPRYGRPGFLQVLQALRRYYDTEKAELQQRKALIVESLLTSAVLQSGTTTELEDRELLRQGWETSTGVITPNQSGNSFPMIPYTELALRGTRFNFESRYDGKQVCTQRGLDLALGGIYDHVAGGFHRYTVDPTWTVPHFEKMLYDNGQIVEYLGNLWSAGIQEPAFERAIAGTVQWLKREMTAPEGYFYASQDADSFTESTAVEPEEGAFYVWSYSEVQQLLTPEELTELQEEFTVTPNGNFEGRNVLQRRNSGKLSETLETALSKLFTVRYGVSSESLKTFPPARNNQEAKTTNWPGRIPSVTDTKMIVAWNSLMISGLAKAAGVFQEPSYLELAARAANFILENQFVDGRFQRLNYQGEPTVLAQSEDYALFIKALLDLQASNPENQQWLENAIAIQDEFNEFLWSVELGGYNNTSSDSSQYLIVRERSYTDNATPSANGIAIANLVRLALLTDNLDYLDLAELGLKAFKSVMHRAPQACPSLFTALDWYRNSTLIRSTTEQINSLIPKFLPASVFAVTSDLPEGSVGLVCQGLKCLAPAESVEHLLQQVEKSQVRA
- the clpP gene encoding ATP-dependent Clp endopeptidase proteolytic subunit ClpP yields the protein MIPIVIEQSGRGERAFDIYSRLLRERIIFLGQQVDNNIANLIVAQLLYLDAEDPEKDIYMYINSPGGSVTAGMGIFDTMKHIRPDVCTICTGLAASMGAFLLSAGAKGKRMSLPHSRIMIHQPLGGAQGQATDIEIQAREILYHKKRLNDYLADHTGQPIERIAEDTERDFFMSPEEAREYGLIDQVIDRHAAGSRPAVAVV
- a CDS encoding ribonuclease R family protein; its protein translation is MEFSIATLLANFTDDKLVARKVLEKKLGCEDEKSLQKLHIALDVLEKIGILVKERGKYRRISEEGIIEAKLRCSSKGFCFAIQDVEGAEDIYIRESHLSNAWNGDRVLVRVLKEGSRRRSPEGEVKLILERSNHTLLARIKQVETGFRAVPLDDRLLFELKIQPNEAKLEEAIDHLVHVEVLRYPLAQYPPLGRVVQILGSDAEAAADIDLVTCKHDLSRTFPDHVLEAAAKLPKKLLKADLKNRLDLRNLFTLTIEGVNGDTKVIENAFSLEKNLAGNWLLGVHITDVSHYVQPDEALDREALKRGKSVYLGELVLPILPPIVTERCSLVPGSDRLTISFLITIDPKSGEVLEWEIQPSVINVETALSTEEAQAILTGVAQDKSSQVSQILQDLQALQIAVKQVRLTRGSLQLNLPPSQNAYYDEGILGAVVVNDLPVRSLLTELVLLVNQLVATHLNALGVPAIWRVQGTPDVEDVQEMLKLAVNLGVDLTLDPEVDIQPLDYQHLTTAFAESPSEQVLTYLLQDTLKPSAYSTTKGSHFGLALPQYVHFSAPLRRYPDLLMQRVYYTLLENGRDRRNTRVRERVNLRHSSSHEEINWNVLPPELQQELQSDLTRVIVQLNDREKEVQEAEADLAGLQKAQLMKQRIGQVFQGVITGVQSYGFFVEIEVPAAEVESSSNPGVPLRVEGLVHVSSLKDDWYEYRARQQALFGRKNRASYRLGDRVAVQVKSVDYYRQQIDLVTVGSDGVPKSSIGNGSNEELSDLYLPSDMEPDDLDPYSEDE
- a CDS encoding flavin prenyltransferase UbiX — encoded protein: MSNNTKPLILGVSGASGLIYAVRAIKFLLEADYSIELVASKSTYMVWQSEQEIRMPPEPTGQEQFWREQAGVALSGKLRCHPWGDVGAGIASGSFATQGMIIIPCSMSTVAKLAVGLSSDLLERAADVQLKEGRKLVIVPRETPFSLIHLRNLTSLAEVGVRIVPAIPAWYHNPQTIEDLVDFVVARALDQLDIDCIPIQRWEGRR